The nucleotide sequence ATATATTATATCATTCTGCTGCAAATAGTAGTAAGGAGAATTCAAGCTTGCCTTATTAGACAAGTTAATTCTAGCAGTATTGCGTACGCCATCTTTCTCCCGAATAATTAACACGTTGGTTCGCTTGCCATAAATGGTCATGTCGCCAGCAAGGCCCAACGCTTCTACAACATTTATTCGTTCGGTTGGCACACTGATAGTTGCTGGGCGGTTTACTTCGCCAACTACCGTCACCTTGAAATTTAGAAAGCGAATATTAATTATAGGGTTCTTTACGTATTGCGTGATCTTGGTAGTTAGAAGCTGCGTTGCTTCCGCCTTGGTAAGGCCCGCGAGTTTGAGGGTGCCTAAGACAGGAAAATTGATTGTGCCTGCTTTGTCTACCAAGTATCCTTCGTTTAATCTCTCGCCAGATCCAGCGCTGTTGGAGCTACCTGCACCCTGCAAAATACCGTTATTGAAAAGTACGTTTGATTCTGGGTTGAGGCTGCTTAGTGTAATGCTTAATAAATCGTCGGGTTGAATAACGGGGTCTACTTTATTGGTAATAGTTGAGGTATATGTCTCAGATTCTTTTAAATCAGAGAAATATGTAATGTTTCTTCCTGTTCCACACGAAGTGAAAAACAGCAATGCAATAAAATATTGAAAATTTCTTTGCATTTTCGAAACGTTGGAAAGTGTGAGCATTGTGATTGTTTAGTAATAAATCATTGTCACTTGCAATAAGCAATGATTTATCAGGTTGTATTAAATGCTAAGGTACTAGATTTCAATGGACTTTTCACAGTTGCGCTGCTACTGCTGCCGGCTGGCTGACGAGTAACGCCTTGTAAATGAGTTCACTGCGCGTGCGGTGTTGTTTGGCTGGCTGCTTCACATACAAAGGCGGCTTATTTTGGTGTACACCGAACAAACGGACAAAGAACTACACAGCAGTAGCCATTGCCCGTTCAATAGGGGAGGGAAATCTAGATGAAGTGGCGGCCTCCAAACCGGAGTATTTGCTCGCTAGCAAACGTTGGGTTCAGGCATTTATACACCTGATACTTATTAGGAGTGAGCTTCGGGTGTTCTGTTACGCTCACACAAAAGATTTTCAGTTTAGAAAACGTTGTTGTTTTTCCAAAACACCTGCAAAACCGTCATCAAAACAATCTTTACGTCGAGCATAAACGACCAATTCTCGATGTAATGCAGGTCGGCATTCACTCGCTTTATCATGGCTTCTATTTCCTTGGTTTCGCCCCGGTGACCTGATACCTGCGCTAGGCCAGTGATGCCAGGCATGATAAGGTGACGGTCCATGAAGTTGTGGATGTACTTGGAATAGTCTTCTGTGTGCCGAATCATGTGGGGACGAGGGCCCACTACAGACATTTCGCCTTTGAGCACATTGATAAACTGGGGAAGTTCGTCTAGGCTGGTTTTACGCAGGATGGCTCCTAGTTTGGTGATGCGGCTGTCTCCTCTGCTTGCTTGCTTGAAGTCGGCATCTGAGTTAAGACGCATG is from Hymenobacter tibetensis and encodes:
- a CDS encoding polysaccharide biosynthesis/export family protein; the protein is MLTLSNVSKMQRNFQYFIALLFFTSCGTGRNITYFSDLKESETYTSTITNKVDPVIQPDDLLSITLSSLNPESNVLFNNGILQGAGSSNSAGSGERLNEGYLVDKAGTINFPVLGTLKLAGLTKAEATQLLTTKITQYVKNPIINIRFLNFKVTVVGEVNRPATISVPTERINVVEALGLAGDMTIYGKRTNVLIIREKDGVRNTARINLSNKASLNSPYYYLQQNDIIYVEPEKAKGLQASSTNYYLPLVSTIASIVSVLLFAFR
- a CDS encoding exopolysaccharide biosynthesis polyprenyl glycosylphosphotransferase: MQHQSAMQLEWNSVPVLSDRTVRAHHAQPIKAKLTSRTPLPKRTFDILFAALVAVFLLSWLVPIIALLIKLESRGPVFFKQLRTGKNGVPFYCYKFRSMRLNSDADFKQASRGDSRITKLGAILRKTSLDELPQFINVLKGEMSVVGPRPHMIRHTEDYSKYIHNFMDRHLIMPGITGLAQVSGHRGETKEIEAMIKRVNADLHYIENWSFMLDVKIVLMTVLQVFWKNNNVF